The Diabrotica virgifera virgifera chromosome 4, PGI_DIABVI_V3a genome segment AGACAGACAAGGATACGGTTTCAAGAAGGAAATGTccttaataaaaaatagtaatatTTTAAGAATAACCTGAAAAAAATTGTGTCTCCAGCAAACCTCTAAAAACAGTTTTTCTACGTCTGTGCATATaaacaacaataattattgcgAACATCAGTTCCACGAAACTTTAACCGAAGTTAACAACTGTACAACACGAAATCGGAAAATATCCATAATTTTGAAATGTTTACGACTTCTAATCGTCGGTGATGGCGCCACTTGCCAGATGAGAACCGCGTGGCATCGTGGCGTCGTTGCTATGGAGATTTCGTCGGCGTCTATCGATTCGACGTTGTGGACTGAAGGCGCCAGCCGGTCGGCCGCAAGTCACGTGACCTTGCCTTTTGCGTCGCAACAAACACACGATGGAACGTTCGCCGGTTGTGTCGCTACCTTGCCCATAAACGACGCTTCCTCTCTACGCTCTTTTTGGCTTTGATTAGCAGATTGTGTCGTCATATTTTTCGGGTCAAGGCTGCTGGCTACAATTAGACTAAAAAGCTTTCTTATCATGGACGAAATGGATCGATGTTAACAGAAACCGTTTTGGTTTTTCTTATAACTTACGCTTTTGTGATATAAACTACTATACAGTACTATACATACCTATTTTCTGGTGAAGTAAATCTAAcaaatttttaatactttatgtAATTAACTTCTTCCAGAAATGTATTAGGAACCTTCGGTTATTAATATTCTGACGAGATCTACTTAAAACTCAAGATTTACGTTAAAGAGAGTCTTACCAGGATTTTCAGAAAAAAAGTATTcaattttaagaatattttatatattttaagtaTTCCAAAGTTTATTCATTGCTTACTCAAATACAAAGATTAGCAAATAAATGAACTACAATACGAAAATCATTGGTGAAATAAACTAATCGTCGTTCAAGAAACAAACTTTTTCACATAACTCAGACTCTGCATTAATTATTAAGAATCCAATATCTCGAGCTCAAACAATGAAGATTAGGAAAGATACAAAAATAGCTGCTGAGACGTGAACCAAAGAAAACCACACAAAAAAACCAGAAAACAAAATAAGCAAACTAGATCATATTATAGCAATACCAAAATAGTACTTGGCGGTAATATACAGACACCGTCCGGATACCTAACTAGAGTTAAGGAAAATTAAACGGAAAATTATCGggacaacaataataatttatacattaGTGGAGACTAGTGCACCTTGACTagcgacaacatacctacagaaatgttaaagctcataaatgaggaaaacattggaatactagtcaaacttttgaATGATGTTTATTcaactggtgatatccctgaatattggttaaagtccgaatttcataaccctaccaaaaaaacaacgtccgaaaaactgtagcgattatagaatgataagccttatgagccacaccttgaaaatctttctacgtatcatccacagtagaatcagagataaatgtgaagaagaccaggatgaaacacaatttggcttcagaaatgggaacccgggacgcactctttgcactaaatgtgttattgcagaaatgccgagatcaaaggaaagacgtctttgctgtatttattgactatgagaaggccgttgatcgagtacaacatcacaaatttattaaaggataaaggagttgatactcaagatgtacgaatcctagaaaaattatactggcgtcaaacagcgacagcttgcataaatggaaaatcaacagaaatatgcaaaatacaaagaggtgtcaaacagggttgtatactgtccccactgttattcaatttatatttagatagaatatttaaggaagcgctgcataatttggaatggggtgtgaaagttgatggaattctgataaatacaatcagatatgcagatgatacagttattttaagtgatgatatgaatggattacaacaccttttaaatgccattgacacagtgggaagagagtttggcctaaatataaattgttcaaaaacaaaatacatggtatttagccgtttggcccatcaagattcacggttatatgttgatggtcgtataattcaaagagtacccagttttaaatatcttggttgccatattactaaacaactagatccagataaagagataaaatgtagaatcgagatagcccgcacgacatttttaaaaatgaggtcattcttctgtaatgataccttgtaACTGTAACttctacatttggtcagtcctcttgtatggtgtcgaagcatggccattaaaaatatccaccattaaccgtttggaggtctttgaaatgtggctgcacagacttattctgaaaataccatggacggctatgctgacaaatgtggcagtccttacgagagcaaatgctacccacgagctgcttgataacatagaaagatggcctattttggacacgtagtaaggggagaccggtataatattcttcaacttattatgatgggtaaaatcgaaggacgcagaggaattggtagaaagcaggcctcttggttgaagaatatccgtgagtggacaggaataaagaaagcagaacacctatttagaatagctcgagacagagacagtttcgccatgttaatcgccaacgtcaaggggacttgatagggcacgttaagaagaaggagACTAGTGCAGAGAAGCAGAAGGGGCACCCAAGAAAGGTAACAGAGAGCATTAGACAAGCTATGACCGAAACTCATCTACAGGTTGATGACTGGCGAGATAGAAAGCGTTGGTAAGAGAGAGACCAGTTGCCGATACCAGCATCTAGTTCTAGTCCCGACCAGTTTCCAAGAAGAACTATATCTTAAGGATGGGTAATTTTACGTTAGCTACCTGTCAATGACCCACTAGAGAATTCTATTATTGGGACTCCAATGTTATATAGGGAAATTATATAGTATATAATTGGGAATATTTCCTATTTTAACGAAGCCTTGGAAAAAAAGAAAATGACCAAACAATTGGAAGATTTGGAGAAGACGTTGGAAACGACAATGGAGAAAGACTTACAGAACTATGTGAGATTAACGGCCTCAGAATCACCAACGGCTTTTTTGAACATAAAGACATTCACAAGTACACATGGACTCAAGAAACAAGAAACCTTAAGTCGATAATAGATTACGTCATACTGAAGAAAGAAACCACAATGCGAATAAGAGACGTAAGAGTACAAAGAGGAGCAGAATGCGGCAGCGACCATAGACTACTGATAGCAAGATTAGAACTACCATGGGTACACCAAAGTGCACAGAGTAACCAAGAACCACATAAAGAATTACCAACAGAAAAAAGACTGAAGATACACTTACTTCAGGACGACTCCATAAGAAACTTGTACCAAAGAAGATTAGATCAGAAGCTAGTGGAATTTCGTTTTGAGGAGAATATCAACAGTACATACGAACACATAAGAGAAAGCATAATACAAGCAGGTCTGGAAGCGCTAGGAGAAATAGAAAATACAAGAGATAAAAATTACAAATGGGAATTCCACGAAGACACCTtagagaaaataaaagaaaaaaaagaactatacggaacaacagaagcagaaataaaaagtagattgggacaaacaagatcttgcatcagataactccataatgtaatctggaataaaaacatcaagggaaaaacaaaaagaatgatataccaaacaatagtaagaagcatcatgacatatgccgcagaaatttgggtcataaacaaaaaaacccaaaaaagcattctggcaaccgaaatggaatactggagaagatgctgtggtctcaccagaagagacagaataacaaatgaggagataaggagaagaatgcaagtggaaaaagatgccctgcaatatatagacgagagaagactgaaatggtacggccacgtatgcagagcagaaaacacttggataaacaaggttgcagaatggagcccaagaggaacgagaagaagaggacgacctagaagatcttggaaaaatgaagtcgacgaagccatgtctaagaaaggattggaagacggagactgggaagatcgaaaaaaatggaagtcctggctgacggaagggaaacggcattagctgtagacaaccctttatatatatatatacgaagCCTTGGAAGGGCAATGTGGAGTTTGAATCGAGGGAGAAACTATTACTATCAGGTATGCAGCTGACACCGCGATAATGGCTGAAAGTAACTCACTTGCCATTAAATCGTTGTAATGTAACCAACTCAATTTACATCAAACGTGTTGGGAAGGTCCATAccttacctaagggcattattcttttttatttatatccATCCTATGGAGTTTTAGTcaagtatgcacctttaatgcaaCTACATAACATTTAAAGGGTGTTCAACCtagtatttctttggtggctcagctggcatTCAACCTGTCTAAAAAAACACTGAtgataatttttttgaataaaatcaaaaacgTGCTGTGATATAGCCCTTAaaaggattttaataaaattatataccttttactAAGGATTCTTTTACAATTTTTGAGAATAATAAATCTTATTGTTTGCGCGCTTTTAAGTTGAGAAATATAAATGTATTGCAtaaattaattgtatttatttcagcaattatttagtaattattagtattaattatttagtaaaattaagcGATTTTTAATCTGAAGCTGAATTATAATTATAGTGGAACTAATGTAAATTAAAAATCGATTAATAgggttttttaaacaaaattacaaagaaatgaACGAGAGAAAGTTGCGACGAACTAAACTAGGAAAATACTGTAATTGGCTCATTTCCTACTTCATTGGAACTATTCCAAAACGCTAATGGCGCAACTTATGGCCCGACAATTTTTCATCGTAACGATTTTCAAACTTAAAATGTAACTAACTTGAAGACGTTTAAAGTAACGCGTCAAATCAAGTCGGGTGGACTTTTTGTTCTCCTTTTTCTTCCGTGTTTTACTGGAGTCTTTTAAAGCAATAATGAAACGATTTATTCACTAAAAAAGTTTCCAAAGAAAATATACATCCTGCTTgctttataatattattaaatcgtATTCTTATTTTTTCCTTCGGTGTCATATTAGGCCCCACTAACGTTAGCAATTACATTGGCGAGATTTTCACCATCTTCAACACTAATCGAAATAGTTGTTGGGCACTGCGTTTTAACACGTAAAATTTCATCCAGTTGGTTAACGAAAACAGGATTGACAAAAGATGTTAATATGTCAGAAAGGGATGAAAATTTGGGCTACATGGAATAAACAAAGTCTCCTTTGCTCAGAATCGGTGGATATGTGGGGGTGGTTCTTTATGCGGTGTTTCTTTACATTTTATTACTAGCTTGGAAATAGATGATATTGAAATGACAATAGAAGTACtgaataaaatattgggcgccatcaTCTTAATACCAAGAAAATggaagacaaaacaaaaaaacttttGAAAATAACTCaggtaaaaaattaataaaagacaAATAATTATCGCAAAatactgttatgctctgtatttctctcttttatgaAATTTATGaacaaattattaatttaattaattactcaattattttaattactgcttatgtaaaacaaaaccaaattaaaattaaattttctaataaactttattctcagggctattttatttttgatgctttacctttggtttgtggcttctggtatctctagttgctCACTCCATCCAGAaaaaaacagggaaattaaacacactcaatgtcatataaatgttaaaaaatatttatttatccaatataccataaacatagaatttaaaaaatatgctaaaatctaaattttttgCAGCTATTTCTCATCtactaaattaagctttaattctgatatctcctgttttaacaaaaaaaaattatttaaataattcgttatttattcttactaaatttaataaatttacttttttctttttgaattgattacttatttcttctttaaaatttggaatgacTAATTATGTTATAGAATTGTTCAGTacaaaaattaagcaaatatggtgtggatataaacaaactctctccgtttcacaaatgatttgactaacctttttctttcttctctacttcttttccccggcgtcgtcctcgattctcccacacatactcttaggatgttgcgaaaggtccctctcgtctaaactgcttcacaaacaaacaaataGGACTCGCTCGATTTCTCgactcagttttctctctgctcgatatcttgtgcaaatagataccaatcggctactcgttctagacagaaacagaAATCTTCATCGGACACAGGAAAATTATCTTCTCAAACCAGTCAACGAtctcgtttcaacttgattctgctcgtaAAGGCCAATTTTCACCTATTTTTTCTctcttcaaaatcagactcaacactctcattCCTTCTATCCATCGTTTTCtaccaatcacaaaacatcctttTTACCCACTACCCATATTAACATTTCTTAAGAATcgatttaatttgtatacaactttccaatttgttaaattctgggagacatcaaattactttcCTTGCTAAACAAAAAGtcttacattctaaactcaataaatttgtttaccgcttaaccttcttcgaatttttttataaaatgtcttattgtccattgcaaagcgaaataaaactgtattgtctaatctgaccgcaccattgttttagtccgttcaaaaacccattaagaaaaccaccttcttaacgatttcacttttctgcgaaaacactgattaccaactaaattatcctattacaatttttggtcatatacagggtgatgaaaatctataatttcgtggtccctgatataaatttatttactaaatttttcccaaaaaattatacaacaatgcaTATAAATTTACATGGGTAAAGATAAATAGCTTACCTTATTCTCTCTTAGTTAGTTGTTGATTAAGGAAAGGGAGTTAGATAAATAATAACCAAACATTAtaacaaataaatcaaataacTCACAAACGGCATTTGCTCTATTTGTCACAACTTCGTTGGTCTGTCTGTATCGCTGTCCAGGGTATTCGGAGAATTATTCTCTGcaaccacatctcaaaggcattcAGGCTCGATAAGAATCTTAACACGCCTGCCTACattccaataaaaaaaaaaaataaaaaaataaaaataaaaataaaaataaatataaaaataaaataaaataaaaataaaaaaaaaaaaaaaaaaaaaaaataaaaaataaaaaaaaaaaacatggcgCCTCAGAAGAACGGTCGTGTTTACGACTCGGAAGTTAAGTGTTGTAAAAAGTGTTATAAAGTTGCACAAAGTGGTCTATTATGTGCGAATTGTGGAACGTTATCCCATAGTGGCTGCCTGAAGCAACTAAAATCGATCAAATATATCGATGATGAGACAGTTATATGCTGTGAGGAGAGTGTGAGGTTAAGTGATCCACCAAACAAAACCTTGGATAGTGAGGCTGACGATGAGGATCCGAGACAAACTGAAATAAGGTActtaaagaaaattattaatcagaatgaaacaataatatcaaatcaacaaattacgataaatttattgaaggaacaactagatttatttaaatatatgcaaaTAGCTGATCAGTCGCCATCTACAAAACAAAATACGAATTCAATCAACCATTCAAACAGAGACCCAAATTTTGAACGACCGAAACAGTCTAGCagtaaaatatatccaaaaaacGAAAACACTACACCCGCAAAAAATGTTGCTGTAAATGAAAGTCTAGTTGTTGATAAAGAAAGGAGTTCCCCAACAAAAACTCTATTTAAAAATAgtaccaataaaaataaacaagttgtttccttaatcgaaaataataaacaattatcagCTGATATTTTAAGAATACAAACGGAGGCAAAATGTTCAGATATCATTAATTTAACAAACGATGAGAATTTGATAAATACTGAGAGTAAAAATTCGGTTCCAGTTCCAAATAATAATGGGCAAGAATGGAAAACTGTTAGGTATAAAAGAAGGAATGGACCTATTGTTATTGGCAATAATGAAAACTCTGAAATCAGTGGTGTCCCAAAATTTAGTCATCTTCATGTTACTAGGATAAACCAGCATACAACGGCAGATAATCTTAAGAAGATGTTAGAAAAACACTTTCCAGAAGTGATATGTACGTCCTTAACGGCTAAGCATCCCAACATATATTCATCCTTTAAAGTCTCAATTTTTGAACAACATTTTGGTTTAGCGATGGACCCAAAACTATGGCCCGTAGGCTCTTATGTAAGCAGGTTTTTTGTGAAGCGTCCAACACATACTCAAATAAAATGAAGGATGAAGAAACGACCGTTAACCCTCcatcaaattttcaaaataacctaattCAACAAGGCACGGTAAGCATGTTTCATGTCAATTTACAGTGTATATCAAATAAAGTCGATATGATCAATGCTTTTCTTGCGGATAAAAAGTTCTATGACGTCATATGTTTTTCAGAGCACTGGCAAACTGAAGAAAatctaaaattaattaacatctcCGGCTTTTCACTAGCTAACTTTTTCTGTAGGGTTGAAAAGAAGCAAGGTGGCGTTGCaatttatgtaaaagaaaatctTATGTACTCTTCTCTTAATCTAAATGAATATAACGTAGAGCAATCTTCAGAGTTTTGTGCAATTTATATACCTTCAATGAGAACCAATGTTTTAACTGTATACAGATCAGGTAATGGTGACTGTGACTTGTTCTTGGTGAATTTTGAGAATGTTATAGCATTCTTACTTAACAAAGCAGACAAACTGATTATACTTGgggattttaatataaattttaaaattaaatctgacTCTTCTTATGATATTCAAAATCTGTTAATGTCTTTTGGTCTAGAAATAACGATAAACGATTATACTAGAATCACATCTCAATCCAGTAGTTGCATCGATAACATTATGACTAACTTTTCTGAAAATATCTACAGGGTGGGCGTATTTGAACCTTGTTTCTCTGACCATCGAGCACAATTTATATCTATTGATTCTGGTCTTAAAGTTGTTGACACTAATCAATCACTTCAACGGTCTATTACTTCTTCTGGTTTGCAGAAGCTTAAATATGCACTAGCTAGTACAAAGATGGACTTTTTCTATGACACCAATAACGATCCCGATGTCTTGATGTTCTTTTTAACTGAAACTTATAACAActtaatattaaagttttttccattaaaaaaagtacgACAAACTGCTAAAATAACACCCGTGCAATGGTTTAATGACGAATTAAGGTCTTACAGATCTAATCTTTCTCTCATTAAACACATTGCAGATGTCACTAAGGATCCCGATATTTTCAAACTatataaacaacaaaaatatgaatataatcGGCAGTTACAAAATGCTAAAAAGTCGGCTTACTCTGGTTTTATTGCTAACTCCAATAATAAACCTAGAGACTGCTGGAAAATATTAAACTTCGAAAGAGGCAATACAAGATCCAGTTCGGTACAACCAGATCTATCTCCAGacgaaataaatcaattttttattacaatcgcAGAGAATATAATTACATCCCTTCCCACTATTAATAACGATATCCTCTTCAGTTACAGAAACTATCCTTCCCCGAGTAAGTCCTTTTGTTTCCGACCCGTTGTGGAAGATGAGATCTCTCAAATAATTAAATCTCTTAATAATTCCAATTGTAAGGACGTTCACGAAATTAatagcaaaattttaaaagaaacttACCAAATAGTTTTAACACCTTTCACTCATCTTATTAACTTAATTTTATCAACTGGAGTATTTCCAGAAGCACTAAAGTACTCAAAGGTACTACCTATCTATAAAAAAGGTGATTCCTCGAAAGCTGACAATTACAGACCCATAAGCATTGTTTCTACATTCGGGAAAGTGATTGAAAAGGTGATCAAACAACaattatattcttattttgagTCTAAAAGTTATTTTAGCAACTCGCAATATGGATTCAGAAGTGCTCGTTCTACTACAAACGCGGTATATAATATTGTGAGCGAGGTGATTGAGGGGCTTGAACGTGGCAATCGCATAGCAATTTCTCTCTGCGATTTGTCGAAGGCTTTTGACTGCGTTTCACATGACATTTTGCTCCACAAATTAAACTATTATGGAATCAGGGGTATCCCTCTTAAGCTTATCTCTTCGTACCTATGTGGTAGACACCAGGCTGTAGTGTCTAAAGGTTATCTCTCCGATTTTCGACCCGTAAAAcatggagtcccacaaggttcggtcttgggacctcttttattcattatatatgtCAACGATTTGCCTCATTTCATATCTCCGTACAAATCAGTACAATTTGCGGATGATACGACATACATAATATCAGGTAATAAAAATGAGGATTTAAAAATGGCTTACGAGGAAGTCTCTGATAAATCTAGCACATGGTTTGCTGCGAACAAACTAAAACTCAATACTGAAAAAACGCAGGACTTGATTATATCTGCAAGTGGTTTACATGGCGATCCAGATGACAAAGACACTGCTAAACTATTAGGAATAACCATAGACAATCGATTGAACTGGTCGGCTCATATTTCACAAGTAAAGGCGAAGCTGTCTAGTTCATtgtttcttattcgtcaactagcaagggttgtcaactttgagacattgaaggtgacatatttttctttatttcactcacacctaagctatggattaatcttatggggcaattcaacaaatgctcttcaaattttcaggatgcaaaagaaagctatccggattttagcaggggttagttatctggaacattgccgacctctcttcatcaaattaaaaattatgccgctACCTACTCTGTTGATATATCAAGTTCTGACTGAAATTCACAGAAAAAGGTCCCATTTAACAAAGCAGTCTGATGTTCACGTTCACAATACGCGATACTCTCACTATTTACGAACAAATCGCTCTAGATTGcgtctttcagataaaaattgtcttaattataactactacaatattttaccaaaagatattaaacagctaagctgtaacagtttcaaaaaagtaataaaaaggtatctgttgaaacattgcttttattgctcggaagaatatatgactcattgcagaacatctactgaaatgcttaccgtgacacaaaatattttttgttaatctatattcttgtttgtgatacatatttataagttgtgttttatatttctgttttatataccttgtgattttatataccttgtaatttttatattccttattttgactttgtaattttgacttgctacaaacaatttttttttgtaaagtagttaaataaatctatctatctatctatctatctatctatcttccatattttattttcttgCTGAGTGTTTTATACATTCGGCGAGTCAGATTTTGCATGGGTTTTTTTGTAAGGTTCATTGTCCATTATAATTATCGATCCCGGTTCTACAAGAGTACAGTATATAGgaaaaacacttttaaaaaacATGCAAGTTCATATCCTAATGATAATCGTCCATTTTTATTGAGTTAAAAATATGTACATAACCTTGCAAAAGACCGGAATCCTTCCTGTATCCGACGGAGCTTTTAAGCCGGTTGAAAGACCCTTATTAAATGCCTGTCGTGAACTTTTAATATTTAAGCATTTCCTTACATTTTTGTTTCGTGTACTCTCATTCTACTACGTTTCGTCCATATATTTTTTGCTAAAACATCTAAAatcatgaatttttttaaaatactctctCGACCATAACAAAATTTGGTCTTTCTTGATCAACAAACTTACAAATTTCTCTGTACATACCGgaaattcattttttattgttttcgtaATATCCttaagaatattttatttatattgtcaTCCGCATCTGTATTAATGGCTTGTTGAGAGACTTTTGACGTAGACATTTCGTTCCAAAAATAGAATCAGTGAATGTTGTACAGTTTGTTGCTCCCTTATGGTACTCGTAAATGggttcaagaaaaaatattatcACGAGTCAACCTTAAAATCTATTGAGTTATGCTGTGGGGCAGGCCCGgtcccaggggtgggcgaactgggcggccgcccagggcGGCGAATtcaggggcggcaaattttagaggacagccaatttttgaaattgcagaaataataacttatgtttttattattataagaaatcaatattatgaacaagagcggcaaaaatgcaactgtaaaagCGAGAATTAAGTACCTAACTGAAACAATAAAAATTGCAAGATTTATTCGACGGAAAATCGGCAACATcgccttcttcttcatcgcataGAAATAGTAGGATCAGAACTAAACTAAATTCACTGAAATtcacttaaaattaactttactgaaaatggatataataattaCATAGAAACATATAGCTGaagctttgtccagccacgccaactaagtctccagctcatctacagtcacagcgacagtggATAGAACTAGCAATTAGACTAGAATCGGGCAAAATCATAaatgaagaaacacaaaaagttctaaatCAGAAACTggtcattggaaaaatgtaatacaatGACTTATATCAATTATACAGTTCTTAGAACAACAGTGTCTTCCATGgaggggcgattctgataaacaTTTTCATCAAAACAATAGTAATTTTTTTAAGCTTTTTGAGCTCTTTAAATGATTCTGTTTTACAACCTTTTTAGGAGAATAACTAATGGgagtaacaagcagcatcactacttggcaaacgtattcaaaacgaaattattcagctcctccatgataaaatcaaaaataaaattttaaactttttgaaataagcaaagtattatagcata includes the following:
- the LOC114325416 gene encoding uncharacterized protein LOC114325416, yielding MAPQKNGRVYDSEVKCCKKCYKVAQSGLLCANCGTLSHSGCLKQLKSIKYIDDETVICCEESVRLSDPPNKTLDSEADDEDPRQTEISDGPKTMARRLLCKQVFCEASNTYSNKMKDEETTVNPPSNFQNNLIQQGTVSMFHVNLQCISNKVDMINAFLADKKFYDVICFSEHWQTEENLKLINISGFSLANFFCRVEKKQGGVAIYVKENLMYSSLNLNEYNVEQSSEFCAIYIPSMRTNVLTVYRSGNGDCDLFLVNFENVIAFLLNKADKLIILGDFNINFKIKSDSSYDIQNLLMSFGLEITINDYTRITSQSSSCIDNIMTNFSENIYRVGVFEPCFSDHRAQFISIDSGLKVVDTNQSLQRSITSSGLQKLKYALASTKMDFFYDTNNDPDVLMFFLTETYNNLILKFFPLKKVRQTAKITPVQWFNDELRSYRSNLSLIKHIADVTKDPDIFKLYKQQKYEYNRQLQNAKKSAYSGFIANSNNKPRDCWKILNFERGNTRSSSVQPDLSPDEINQFFITIAENIITSLPTINNDILFSYRNYPSPSKSFCFRPVVEDEISQIIKSLNNSNCKDVHEINSKILKETYQIVLTPFTHLINLILSTGVFPEALKYSKVSPP